Within Patescibacteria group bacterium, the genomic segment GGTGTCTTTTTTCAAATTCCCATATTTAATGGATACCCACTAACTTTACAGCATGTCTTTGAACCAATATTTTATGTCTTTATATTTGCAATTGGTAACTACTATATCTATAAATCTGTTTATTTTCGTAAAATACGAAGCGATAAAAATAATGATAAACAAAGTATCGTTGTTCCGACTTTTCTTCTTCTACTATTTTTAGGTATTGGTTTTGGTGTTCATACGACTGCTCAATTAATTGAGGATTTCCTTGGACACCAAAACGAAAGCCTTTTATATCAAATTGTATTCTTTCTCGACGAAGGACCTGGGCATTGGCTCGTTTCTATACCACTTCTTCTGCTTTATTTCTTTCTTCTTAAAATTGAGCTAAATCGGGAAAAGAACAAAGTTAACAATATAGACAAATTCTTTATTATTTTTTGTTCTTTAATAATTGGACTCGGGCTTGGGATATCCGGTTTTGAAGGAAATTTTAACGGCTTTGCCCAGCATTTTTTAATGACACCTATAATTATTGGTATCCTCTATAAAATATACAGGTATAGAGAAAATAAACTTTTCAAATTTTGGATATATCCTTTTACTACTTTTTTAGTTTTAACATTTAGTATTTATTTAATATTTACTTTGGTATTTGGTTTGTCATTGGGATTTACAATTAATCCCGATGCAGACTTGAGATGGATAATTAAACTGCCGTTTTGATGGCTAAATATTATGTTGATAACGAAAAGTAAAAACATTTCAAAAATATTTGGGAAAAACTTAAAAAAACTTAGAGTGGAAAAACAAATGTCTCAAGGTGATATTGCACGAGCTTTAGGTGTGCATCGCTCTTATATCAGTGGTCTGGAAAGAGGAGTTAGAAATCCTACACTAATCAATATTGAACGCATAGCTAGGGCAATGGGTGCTGAAATAAGAAAATTATTAGAGT encodes:
- a CDS encoding helix-turn-helix transcriptional regulator produces the protein MLITKSKNISKIFGKNLKKLRVEKQMSQGDIARALGVHRSYISGLERGVRNPTLINIERIARAMGAEIRKLLE